One Saccharomyces kudriavzevii IFO 1802 strain IFO1802 genome assembly, chromosome: 7 DNA segment encodes these proteins:
- the NBP35 gene encoding Fe-S cluster-binding ATPase (similar to Saccharomyces cerevisiae NBP35 (YGL091C); ancestral locus Anc_6.181) yields MTEILPHVNDEILPAEYELNQPEPEHCPGPESELAGKSDTCGSCANKDICESLPKGPDPDIPLITDNLSGIEHKILVLSGKGGVGKSTFATMLSWALSADEDLQIGAMDLDICGPSLPHMLGCVNETVHESNSGWTPVYVADNLATMSIQYMLPNDDSAVIWRGTKKNLLIKKFLKDVDWDKLDYLVIDTPPGTSDEHISINKYMKESGIDGALVVTTPQEVALLDVRKEINFCRKAGINILGLVENMSGFVCPNCKGESQIFKATTGGGEALCKELGIRFLGSVPLDPRIGKSCDMGESFLDTYPDSPASTAVLKVVEALRDAVGDI; encoded by the coding sequence ATGACTGAGATACTCCCACACGTGAACGACGAAATTTTACCAGCAGAGTATGAACTTAATCAGCCAGAACCAGAACATTGTCCTGGTCCAGAATCAGAGTTGGCAGGTAAGTCCGATACCTGTGGTAGTTGCGCCAATAAAGACATCTGCGAAAGTCTTCCGAAGGGTCCTGATCCAGATATTCCACTAATCACAGATAATTTGTCCGGAATAGAGCATAAGATATTGGTCTTATCCGGTAAAGGTGGTGTTGGCAAGTCAACCTTTGCCACGATGTTAAGTTGGGCACTCTCAGCTGACGAAGATTTACAGATAGGTGCTATGGATCTAGATATATGTGGACCTTCTCTGCCACACATGTTAGGTTGCGTTAATGAGACTGTCCATGAATCGAACTCTGGTTGGACACCTGTGTATGTAGCTGATAACTTAGCCACCATGTCTATTCAATACATGCTTCCGAATGACGATTCCGCTGTTATATGGAGAGGcacaaagaaaaatctgctgataaagaaatttttaaaaGATGTTGATTGGGATAAGCTTGATTACTTGGTGATTGACACACCTCCGGGAACATCTGATGAGCATATTTCAATAAACAAGTACATGAAGGAATCTGGCATAGACGGTGCGCTTGTAGTTACTACCCCCCAAGAAGTAGCTTTGCTGGATGTACGTAAAGAGATTAATTTTTGTAGAAAGGCCGGTATCAATATCCTTGGGCTAGTGGAGAATATGAGTGGATTTGTCTGTCCAAACTGTAAAGGAGAATCTCAAATATTTAAAGCCACTACAGGAGGAGGCGAGGCGCTCTGTAAGGAATTGGGAATCAGATTTTTAGGTTCTGTTCCCTTAGATCCAAGAATTGGCAAGAGTTGTGACATGGGTGAAAGCTTTCTAGACACCTATCCTGACAGTCCCGCTTCAACAGCTGTACTCAAGGTTGTCGAAGCCCTCAGAGATGCAGTTGGGGATATATAG